Below is a genomic region from Neisseria zoodegmatis.
CTGGCCAAAGTGGGCGCGCGCGCGATGGCAGGCATCAGCCTGAAAGAGCAAGGCATTGAAAAAGAAGTGGTTCCGGATTTCTATGCCGTGAAAGAAGCCGTGTTCCCGTTCATCAAATTCCCCGGTGTGGATACCATTCTCGGCCCCGAAATGCGCTCCACCGGCGAAGTAATGGGCGTGGGCGCAACCTTCGGCGAAGCCTACCTGAAAGCCCAACTCGGCGCGGGCGAACGTATGCCTGCCACCGGAAAAGTGTTTATCGCCGTGCGCGACGAAGACAAACCGTTAATCATGAAAACCGCCAAAAACTTCCAAGCTCTGGGCTATGGCGTATGCGCCACCCGCGGCACCGCCGCTTATCTGCAAGAGCAAGGCGTAACCGTGCAAGTGGTGAACAAAGTGCCGGAAGGCCGCCCGCATATTGTGGATGCGATTAAAAACGGCGAAATCGCCTTAGTGGTCAACACCGTAGGCAGCGACGTGCAATCTGTGGCCGACAGCCACAGCATCCGCCGCACTTCGCTCACCCAGCGCGTGCCGCAATACACCACCGTGGCCGGCGGCGAAGCCATGAGCGAAGGCGTGAAAAGCATGAATGCCCTCGGTGTGTACAGCGTGCAGGAATTGCACGGAAGGTTGAAGAAATAAACTGTTAACACAGTAAGATAAAGGCCGTCTGGAAACGATTTTTATGTTTTCAGACGGCCTTAAGCATGTTTGAAATCGGTGTTGATGCTGAAAAGGATTGGGCAAGGATAGACGGTAGGGGGAAATATATAACGTCCCTACGGAGGTTGTTTGTTGGGCGGAAGATGTTTTAGAGAAAGGTGCGGCTTGTTTTAACCTAAGGTGATTAGGCTTGCTTTGGCGAAACCCGCTAAGCGGGTTTTAGCGAAGCTCACTTTCAGACGGTCTCAGGTGTTTTAATGCTTTACCTGAATTGCGCAAAGTTCTCAGCTTGTGTAGAAAAGACAAATGTTGGCTTCAAGGTAATAGTAATAGATGAGGCATGACTGACCATTACCTTGTGATGCCTGCCTTTGAATGTATTGAGGCCGTCTGAAAAATGGTTTCAGACGGCCTCAATATTGCTTTTGTGCAAACTGCTTAGTGTTTCAAAGCAGAATTAATCCAGATTGCCCAAAACAATCCGCAGCATACGGCGCAGCGGTTCGGCGGCGCCCCATAACAGCTGATCGCCTACGGTGAACGCGCTGATGTATTCGCCGCCCATGCCCAGTTTGCGGATGCGGCCTACGGGTACGCTTAATGTGCCGGTTACTTTGGCGGGGGTCAGCTCGGTCATGCTGGCTTCTTTTTGGTTGGGGATTACTTTTACCCAATCGTTCGCTTCGGCCAGCAGTTTTTCGATTTCTTCCAACGGCAGGTCTTTGGTGAGCTTCAATGTAATGGCTTGGCTGTGGCAGCGCATCGCGCCTACGCGCACGCACAGGCCGTCGATAACGATGGGGTTGCTGCTGCGGCCGAGAATTTTGTTGGTTTCCACGCCGCCTTTCCATTCTTCTTTCGATTGGCCGTTGCCTAAATCGGCATCAATCCACGGAATCAGGCTGCCGGCGAGCGGTACGCCGAAGTTGGCTTTGGGGTAGCTGTCGCTGCGCAGAAAATCGGATACTTTGCGGTCGATATCGAGAATTGCACCGGCGGGGTCGGCCACTTCGGCTTTGACTTCGTTGTGGATGGCGCCCATGCCTTCAATCAGTTCGCGCATGTTTTTTGCGCCCGCGCCCGATGCGGCTTGGTAAGTCATGCTGGTGGCCCATTCGACCAAACCGTTTTGGAACAAGCCGCCCAGCGCCATCAGCATCAGTGATACGGTGCAGTTGCCGCCGACGTAGTTTTTCACGCCTTTTTGCAGGGCTTCGTCGATAACGTTGCGGTTAACGGGGTCGAGAATGATGACGGCATCGTCTTCCATGCGCAGGGTAGAGGCTGCATCAATCCAGTAGCCGTTCCAGCCGCTGTCGCGCAAAGGTTTGAATACGGCTTTGGTGTAATCGCCACCCTGACAGGTAACGATGATATCCATTTTGGCCAGTTCGTTAATATCGTTGGCATCCAAAAGGGTTTTGGCTGCTTGGCCGAAATCGGGGGCGGCACCGCCTACGTTGGAGGTGGTGAAAAATACGGCTTCGGGGATGTGTGAGAAATCGTTTTCTTCCTGCATGCGCTGCATCAACACCGAACCGACCATGCCGCGCCAGCCGACGAATCCTACTTTCATTCTGTGCTCCTTAGCAAAAGAAAAAAATTGTTTACAAAATCGTTAACATTATCAAAGTAGCGTTTTAACGCCGAGGGCAATAAAAGTAAAGGCTTTTTTGTGGTAATGTGTTAAAAATGCAGCCGGAGTGCATAAACTTAGCCTGTTGAGGCGTTTATTGTTATTGCTAATGTCCGGGTTAAGTTTATCGGCTCTCTGTTTTTTGTTTGTTTTTGACTGTTTAACGGAGCATTTCTATATGAATAAAAACGATCCCAGCAATGTGCATCAGCCTTCCGAGGAAGTGGTTGACGTGGAAATCGCTTCGGCGGGAAGCCGCATTGTTGCTTATCTTTTGAACACCTTATTGACCATTTTGGTTTATATGCCGCTTTTCTTTGCTGTGTTGTGGCCGTTGATGCCGTTGCTCAGTGCAGACATGAGCGAGCAGGAAATGGAAAATGCCCTGGCGACGGTGGAGTGGGGAGGTATAGGAATCGCCTTCGGCCTGTTGGTACTGTTGGTTTATACGGTTGTGCAGTGCTGGATGATGAGCAAGCACGGCCAGTCTATCGGTAAAAGAATCATGAAAATCCGCTTGTTGAAAACTGACGGCACTAATCCCGGCTTTTGGTATGCGGTGATGGTGCGCGAAGTCGGCTTTAATATCGTGCTGGGTCTGGCGTCAACGGTTGCGGCTTATTTGCTGGCGTTTGTAGCGGGGCGGGACAGTTTGGTGGCCGATTATATTGCGAACTCGCTGTCGTTTATCGTGTGGCTGGTTTGTTTAGCCATGATGTTTGAGCCTAAGAAAAACCGCCGTACCTTGCAGGATTATTTTGCCAATACTGTGGTGGTGCGTGTGCCGGAACGATAAAAACGACACGCAGACATTTTCGGGTTGAACCGGAGCGTTTAGCCCGAAATTTGTTCTGTCTGAACGGTGGATTTGAGCTGGAAAATGAAACGGCAAATAAAAAAGACTTGGTGTAAAAACCAAGTCTTTTTTGTTCTGTGGTGGAGGTAAGCGGGATCGAACCGCTGACCTCTTGCATGCCATGCAAGCGCTCTACCAACTGAGCTATACCCCCGAAATTTGGTGGCGAATCAGGGACTCGAACCCCGGACACAAGGATTATGATTCCTCTGCTCTAACCGACTGAGCTAATTCGCCGTTTCGTGAAAGCGTGATTATACGGTTTTTTTTCGGTCAGGCAACCGATTTGCGGTATTTCTTTTGTTTTTGTTTGATTTTTATAGGAAAAAATATCAATTTATTGTGTGTGAACAACATGGGGGCCGTCTGAAAACCACATGCCGCTTGTTTGCCATGCTTTTTTCAGACGGCCTCGTATGCGCTTTGTATTCACAATTTGTGACAGATGTCGCCAAACATAAAGGCTTGCCAGTCAACATCAATGCCGCGCCCGAAGGCGATGACTTTAAACAATTCGCCCATTTCATGCTGGCCGACCAGTTTGTGTACGGCGGCGGTTTCGCGGATATAGTCGGCGGAATCGGGCGCGGCGGTTTGTGCCAGCATTTCGGTAATGCCGAGGTTGAGCAGAAAATTGGCTTGGGTGGTGTAGCCGATTAAGTCCAGTCCGGCATCGGTGCCTGCCAAAGCGATATCGGTAAAGTTCACATGGGCGGTCAGGTCGGTGAGGCCGATGTGGAAAAACGGGTCGTGTACGGTGTGGTGGCGGTAGTGGCCGATGAACGTGCCCATGTGCCGTTGCGGGTGGTAATACTGGGCGGCATCGAAACCATAATCGACAAAAATCATGGCGCCGCGCACGAGTTTTTCGGCAAGGGTGCGGATAAAGGCGTGTTGGGCGGGGTGCAATTCACTGGTGTACGGCTCGGACGCGGGGAAGTATTCCGCGGCGGCTTTGAGCAGTTCTTCTTGCACCAGAGGGCGGGCGGTTTGGATAAACGATTGGTTTTCTAAAGACACGCCTATCTGCCAAAAGCCGCCGTGTTCATGTTTAATGATTTCGCAAGGCATGGCATCCAGCACTTCGTTGCCGATGATGATGCCGTCGAAGGTATCGGGAAGTTCGGTAAGGTGGATAACTTTTTCGACAGCATGGGGGGCTTTTTTCAGAATATGCTGTTTTTGCCGTTCGGCTAATTCATTCGATATTTCAATAATGTAGTAGTTGCTAAGGCCGTCTGAAAGCTGTTGCAGCAGCGTGGCAGCCAACTCGCCCGTGCCTGCGCCGAATTCGTAGATGTTGCCTGCGGTTTGCGGCAATAGGGCGGCGATTTGGCGGGCTAAGGTTTGGCCGAATAGCAGAGACAAGGTCGGAGCGGTAATGAAGTCGCCTGCCGCGCCGATTTTGTGTGCGCCGCCGGTGTAATAGCCGTAGTGCGGGGCATAAAGAGCCCGTTCCATAAAACGGGAGAACGGAATGAAGTTACCGTTTTGGCGGATTTCTTCGGCAATCAGATTTTGCAGGGCCTGGGAGGAGGCTGCGGCTGTTGCGGAGGGGGCGGGCAATTGCAGGTTCATGAATGTTAGATAGTGTAAATTTTAAACGTAAGCGGGCATATTATAGCGCGTATAGAAATAGCGTGTTTTGCGTGGTGTTTTTACTAAATGTAGTAGTTTATGAAATCGAACTACACTATATGTAGTGTTTTATGCACTTATATATCTTTTTCAAACGGTCTGCGGGCCACTTTTTTTAGGGGTAAGTGTTTGTCTGAAAGGTTATTTTTTCGGAAAAGCCGATTTGACCGTATCTGCAAAATTTCATATAGTGTGGGCATGTGGGGCAATGTGTGTCAAAGTGTCTGATTTGCCCGATTTTATTGACGGAGTGGGATAAAGTGTTTGGTGGCGTTCACGAGTTGAGCATAGACAGCAAAGGGCGGTTGGCGATTCCTGCCAAGTTCCGCGAGCTTTTGCTGCGCCATTACACACCGGCCGTGGTGGCAACGCTGGATTCGCGCAGCCGCCTGCTGATTTATCCCGAGCCGGAATGGGGCAAGGTTGCGGAGCAGTTGTTGTCGTTGAAGGTGGCGGGCAATCCGACTTTGCAGCGCTACCAAAATCTGCTGCTGCACAATGCCGATACGTTGGAACTGGATACCGCCGGCCGCGTGCTGTTGCCTACCAATTTGCGCCGCCGTGTGGATTTCGATAAAGAAGTAACATTGGTCGGCCGCGCCAACCGCTTGGAGCTGTGGGGTCGCGAACATTGGGAGGCCGAGATGAATCAGGCTTTGGATATTGACCCCGACGAGCTGGCCTTCCAATTAAGCCAAACGGATTTACAGCTGTGAGTATTTGTGAACCTTTACAGCATGTAACCGTGCTGCTGCATGAAGCGGTTGATGCTTTGAATATCCGCCCGAACGGTATTTATGTGGACGGCACATTCGGCAGGGGAGGGCATTCCCGCCTGATTTTGTCGAAGTTGGGCGAAGAAGGCCGCTTGGTGGTTTTCGACAAAGATCCGCAGGCCATTGCGGTGGCAAACGAATTGGCGGTGCAAGACAAACGCGTGAGCGTGGTGCACAACGGTTTCGCTACTTTTCAGACGGCCTTAGACGAACTGGGCATTGCCGAAATCGACGGTGCATTGTTTGACTTGGGCATTTCGTCGCCGCAGATAGACGAAGCGGAGCGCGGATTCAGTTTCCGCTTCGATGCGCCGCTGGATATGCGTATGGATCCCACGAGAGGGATGTCGGCAGCGGAATGGATTGCCGCAGCCGACGAACAGGAATTGCACGAGGTAATTAAGAATTATGGTGAAGAGCGGTTTAGTCGCCAAATTGCGCGCGCCATTGTTTCGCAACGCGAAACGGCACCCATCGATACAACCCGCAAGCTGGCGCAGCTCGTGGCGCAAAACGTCCGTACTCGTGAGCGCGGTCAAGATCCGGCGACCCGGACGTTCCAAGCCGTTCGGATTTTCATCAACCGTGAGCTTGAAGAAGTAAAAGAAGTTTTGCCGCAGGTTACAGGCCGTCTGAAAGAGGGCGGCAGGCTGGCTGTGATTGCGTTTCATTCGCTGGAAGACCGCATTGTGAAGCAGTTTGTCAAGCAGTATTCGCAGCCTCCGCAGCTGCCGCGTTGGGCGGCGGTGAAAGAAGCCGATTTGCCGCAGCCGCCTTTGAAAGCGGTGGGCAAGGCGGTTAAGCCAAGCAAAGAAGAAACCGCCGCCAATCCGCGCGCACGTTCGGCCGTATTGCGTGTGGCCGAGCGCACAAGCGGCAAGTTTGAAGTACAACAGGCCGTCTGAAAAGGCAGATGCAGTCGGAAGGCCGTCTGAAAAAATATGAATAAATTGAATGTGATTTTGCTGGTGTTGGCATTGTTGTCGGGTTTGGCGGTGGTTACCGTGCAAGACCAGTCGCGCCAATACTACATTTCGCTGGATAAAGCGCAAAAGCATGAAATCCAGCTTGAACAGGATTATGCGCGTTTGAAGCTCGAGCAGGCCAAGTTGTCGAATCATAAATTGATTAAAGAAGCAGCCCAAAAACAAAAATTACAGCCTCCGAGCGCAGCAGACACCCGCATGATTGAAATGAAGTAAATAACAGCACGGCAAGTTGCTGAAATAAAAAAGAGAAGTTGCTATGTTAATCAAAAACGAATATAAGCCGCAGATGCTGTCTAAGCAGCCGAAGGCCAAGAACCCCGTTTCTACCAACGGGCGGATTGCTTTTGTGCTGGGCGGATTGGCATTGGCTTTCGCGGCATTGGTGGGCAGAGGCGTGTATCTGCAAACCACCCAACATGAATTTCTGAAAAATCAGGGCGACCAACGTTTCGTGCGTACCATCACCCTGCCTGCGTCGCGCGGCACGATTACCGATCGCAACGGTGCAACGTTGGCTTTGAGCGCACCCACCGAATCGCTGTATGCCGTACCTTCCGGCATGGATATCCAACCGACCGGCGAGCAATTGGCCAAACTTTCCGCCTTAATCGGCGTGCCGGTTGAAACCATCGAAGCGCGTTTGGCGAAGAAAGACAAAGACTTTATTTATCTGAAACGCCAATTGAGCAAAGAAACCGCCGATAAAGTGGCCGCTTTGGGCATTAAAGGTTTGGCGTTCCAAAAAGAATCCAAACGCCATTACCCGATGGGCAACCTTTTTGCCCATGTGATCGGCTTTACCAATATCGACGGCAAAGGCCAAGAAGGTTTGGAGCTGGCGCGCGAAGACGATTTGCACGGCAAAAACGGTGCCAAAGTGGTGCTGCGCGACAATAAAGGCAATATCGTCGACAGCCTCGATTCTCCGCGCAACCGCGATCCGCAAAACGGCCACGATATGGTGATGTCGCTCGACCAACGCATCCAAACGCTGGCCTACGACGAGCTGAACAAAGCCGTTAACCACCACCGTGCCAAAGCGGGCAGCGCCATTGTGCTGGACGCGCAAACCGGTGAGATTTTGGCATTGGTGAACAGCCCCGCCTACGACCCGAACAATCCGGGCGAAGCGGGCAGCGAGCAGCGCCGCAACCGCGCCGTTACCGATATGATCGAGCCGGGTTCGACCATGAAACCTTTCCCGATAGCCAAAGCCTTGGATGCCGGCAAGGTGAATGTGAACACCCTTCTCAACACCCATCCTTACAAAATCGGCCCTGCCACTGTGCGCGACACCCATGTGTATCCTTCATTGGACGTGCGCGGCGTGATGCAGAAATCTTCCAACGTCGGCACCAGTAAGCTGTCGGCCATGTTCAAGCCTGAAGAAATGTACACGTTTTATCAGAGCTTGGGCGTAGGCCAGCGCATGCATTCGGGCTTCCCCGGCGAAACCCCGGGCTTGTTGCGCAAGTGGCAAAACTGGAAACCGATTGAGCAGGCTACCATGTCATTCGGCTACGGTTTGCAGTTGAGCCTGCTGCAACTGGCGCGTGCCTACACTGTTCTGACCAACGACGGCGAACTGCTGCCGGTGAGCTTTGAAAAACAAGTGGCTCCGCCCAAAGGCGTGCAGGTTATCAAACCCGAAACCGCCCGTGCGGTGCGTAACATCATGGTTTCCGTTACCGAAAAAGGCGGCACTGGCACTATGGGTGCGGTGGACGGCTTTGATGTCGGCGCGAAAACCGGTACGGCACGCAAACTGGTTAACGGCCGTTATGCCAGCGACAAACACGTTGCCACCTTTATCGGCTTCGCCCCTGCCGACAAACCGCGTGTGATTGTGGCGGTAACGGTGGACGAACCGACGGCCAACGGTTACTACGGCGGCGTGGTGGCCGGCCCCGTGTTCAAAGGCATTATGAGCGGCAGCCTGAATATTCTCGGCGTATCACCTACCAAACCCTTAAAAGATGTACCCGTTCAGACGGCCTCCAAAAATTAAAGAGTAAACAATATGTTCAGCGACTTAGTTCCTTTAGCTGAAACCGACTTACCGCCCTTGCTGTGTGAAAACGCAGCAGGGCGTTTGTTGCATTCAGACAGCCGAAAAATCAAACCCGGCGACATATTCATCGCGTGCCAAGGCGAATATACCGACGGACGCACCTATATTCCCGCAGCCATCACCAACGGCGCGGCTTTTGTTTTTTGGGACGACGACGGCAAATTCGAGTGGAATCCCGAATGGAACGTGCCCAATCAAGGCATCAAAAACCTGAAAACCCGCGCCGGAATCGTAGCCGCCCAAGTGTACGGCAATCTTTCAGACGGCCTCAAAGTTTGGGGCGTAACCGGTACCAACGGCAAAACCTCCGTTACCCAATGGCTGGCGCAAGCAGCGGATTTGCTGGATGAAAAATGCGCCATCATCGGCACCGTCGGCAACGGCTTTTGGGGCGAATTGCAGGAAGCCACCCACACCACGCCCGACCCCGTATCCGTGCAAACCCTGCTGTATCAGTTCAAACAACAAGGCGCAAAAGCCGTAGCGATGGAAGTCTCCAGCCACGGCCTCGACCAATTCCGCGTTAACGGCGTGCCTTTTCAGACGGCCGTGTTCACCAACCTCACCCGCGACCATCTCGACTACCACGGCAGCATGGAATCCTACGGCGAAATCAAATCCCGCCTGTTTTACTGGCAAGGTTTGCAACACGCTGTGATTAATGTGGACGACCCGTTCGGCGCATCATTAGCAGGCCGTCTGAAAACAGAACGCCCCGAATTAAACGTGTACGGCTACGGCTTTGCAGAACAGGCCGACATCCGCATCACCCGATTTACCGCCTCTTCAGACGGCATGACCGTGCAGCTCGACACCCCGTGGGGCAGCGGCGAAGTCAAAACTCGCCTGCTTGGTCGCTTCAACGCCCAAAATCTCGCCTCATGCGTCGGCGTATTGTGTTCGGCAGGCTACCCGTTGGCCGAAGTATTGCGCGTGCTTGCCCAAATCTGCCCCGCCACCGGCCGTATGGACTGCATCATGAACACCGGCAAACCGTTGGTTGTCGTCGATTACGCCCACACCCCCGATGCCCTCGAAAAAGCGCTTGCCACCTTACAGGAAATCAAACCGCAAGGCGCAAACCTGTGGTGCGTGTTCGGCTGCGGCGGCAACCGCGACAAAGGCAAACGCCCGCTGATGGGCGCGGCAGCCGTGGCCGGTGCAGATAAAGTCGTCGTAACCAGCGACAACCCGCGCATGGAAGAGCCGGCCGACATCATCAACGACATCCTCCCCGCCGTGCCCCAACCCGAACACGTCGAAACAGACCGCCGCACGGCCATCGAATACGCGGTTAAACACGCCGCCGCCAACGACATCATCCTGATTGCCGGCAAAGGCCACGAAACCTATCAGGACGTGCAGGGTCAGAAACACTATTTTTCCGATTTCGACGAAGCGCAAAAGGCTTTGGCGGGAAGATAGTTTTGGAAAAGCTCACAAAGTTTGCTTTCAGACGGCCTCTTCCTAGCTAGCAGGCCGTCTGAATGGCAAGAAAGGATGTTAACCACGTGATGTTGAAATATACAGGCAAGATATTGTGCGTTATCGGCTTAATCTTTCTATGGGGTTGCCAAACAAAACACACCGCACGCCCCACCCAAGAATTAGCCGCACTCAGAGCCATGCCCGCGCCCACCGAGCAAAGCCTGATCAACCCCGTGAAAGGCCATTCTTTCGACGACAGTTGGCATGCACCGCGTAGCGGCGGCCGCAAACACGAAGGTGTGGATATTTTCGCCAAAACGGGCACGCCGGTACGCAGCACCACCGCAGGCATCGTGACCAAACTCGGCAAAAACCGTTTGGGCGGCAAAGTGATCGGCATACAAGGCCCGGGCGCGTGGCATTACTACGCCCATTTGGACAAATTCGTCAGCCGCAAACTCTACCGCCGCGTGAAAGCAGGCGAAGTTATCGGCTATGTCGGTAAAACCGGCAATGCCAAAAACACCCGCCCGCATCTGCATTACGGCGTTTATTTGCCAAGCGGTGCGGTGAATCCTTATCCGTTGATTGATCAGAGTAGATAATCTGAATTGGATAAATTTAAGTATTTGAAATAAATATTAGAATAATATAACGGAAGGCCGTCTGAAAATATGTACGAACCGATAAAACCGTGGTTGGATTTTTCTGAGCAGGTCGAATTATTAAAAACAAGAGGACTGGTTATTGATGATGAAGAACGGACGGAAAGATATTTACGCCTCATCGGGTATTACCGGTTGAGCGGCTATTTTCATGTTTTCCGTCAATGGGATAGTCAAGAGCAAATTTTGTTGGATACTTTTCAGCCCGATAGTCATTTTGAGAATGTTTTATCGCTATACCTGTTTGATAAAAAACTGCGTTTATTGGCATTGGATGCTTTGGAACGGATCGAAATGGCTGTGCGGGTGGATATTGTGCATATCTTGGGTAAAAAAGACCCGCTGGCTCATGAAAAACCGGAGTGTTTCGACGGTAAATTTGCTAAAACAATTCAGGCTAATAATGGTAAGACCAAGTATCAGAAATGGTATGAGCGGTTGGAAGAGCTGGTTAGAAAAGCCCGACAAAGAAAAACATCTTGTGTCGTTCATAATTTGCATAAATATGGGCATTTGCCAATTTGGGCAGTGTGCGGGTTGTGGGACTTTGGTGCGATGTCTCGTTTATACGAGGGGATGAAACAACAAGAGCAAAATATCATTGCTCATAAATATGGTGCATTACATGGCGGCGTATTTGCGAAGTGGTTGCGCAGTTTGAATGAAATACGCAATATCGCCGCTCATCATGACCGCTTGTGGAATATCCGTATTGTTCAACAGGCGGCTCCGATTTCTGCAGATGAATATTGGAAAAAACTCGACAATTACCGTCCGTTTTTCTATTTCTGCATCATGCAGCAGATGATGAAAATATTGTGTCCGAACTCCAAATGGGCAGATAGGTTTGATGAGGTGCTGTGTGAATTTCCCGAAGGGGCGGCAAATATCAGCTTGACTGCATTCGGATTGCCGGAAAATTATCGGGAATGGGATTTGTGGAAAAAATAAAGGCCACTACATGCAGAAGCAGAGGTAGCAGCCATTTCGTAGTGAATCTTACGCTGAAATAACGGTGAAATCAACCGAAATAGTTTAAAGCGAAGTTTAAAAATAAGTTTGTTTGAAAAATAAAACATGACTCAAGATGCAATTCTTTACCGAAAAGATAACTTTAAAACCAACATGAAACCCTTAGACCTAAACTTCATCTGCCAAACTCTCAACCTCCCGATGCCGTCTGACAACCAAACCGTCAAACGCATCGTTACCGACAGCCGCGATATTCAAAGCGGCGATGTCTTTTTCGCACTGGCGGGCGAACGCTTCGACGCGCATGATTTTGCGGCAGACGTATTGGCAAAAGGCGCGGCTGCGGCCGTGGTGTCGCGCGAAGATTGCGCCGTGCTGCCGGGTGCGTTGAAAGTGGCCGATACGCTCAAATCCCTGCAAGATTTGGCGCGCGCGTGGCGGGAAAATATCAACCCGTTTGTATTCGGCATCACCGGTTCGTCCGGCAAAACCACCGTTAAAGAAATGCTGGCCGCCGTGTTGCGCCACCGTTTCGGCGAAGAGGCCGTGCTGGCGACGGCGGGCAATTTCAACAACCATATCGGCCTGCCGCTCACCCTGCTCAAGCTCACGCCCGCACACCGCTATGCCGTGATTGAAATGGGCATGAACCACTTCGGCGAATTGGCCGAGCTTACCCGCATTGCCAAGCCCGATGTCGCGCTCGTCAACAACGCCCTGCGCGCCCATGTCGGCTGCGGTTTCGACGGCGTGGGCGATATTGCCAAAGCCAAAAGCGAGATTTATCAAGGGCTGGATTCAGACGGCCTCGCCCTGATTCCCTGTCAAGACCCAAATGCCGCTGTTTTCCAAGCCGCAACACAAGGCTTGAAATGCCAAACTTTCGGTGCGGAAGAGGGCGGTATCCATGCGGAAAATATCGTGTTGAAACCGCTTTCCTGCGAATTTGATTTGGTGTGCGGCAACCAGCGCGCCGC
It encodes:
- the asd gene encoding aspartate-semialdehyde dehydrogenase, translated to MKVGFVGWRGMVGSVLMQRMQEENDFSHIPEAVFFTTSNVGGAAPDFGQAAKTLLDANDINELAKMDIIVTCQGGDYTKAVFKPLRDSGWNGYWIDAASTLRMEDDAVIILDPVNRNVIDEALQKGVKNYVGGNCTVSLMLMALGGLFQNGLVEWATSMTYQAASGAGAKNMRELIEGMGAIHNEVKAEVADPAGAILDIDRKVSDFLRSDSYPKANFGVPLAGSLIPWIDADLGNGQSKEEWKGGVETNKILGRSSNPIVIDGLCVRVGAMRCHSQAITLKLTKDLPLEEIEKLLAEANDWVKVIPNQKEASMTELTPAKVTGTLSVPVGRIRKLGMGGEYISAFTVGDQLLWGAAEPLRRMLRIVLGNLD
- a CDS encoding RDD family protein, with the translated sequence MNKNDPSNVHQPSEEVVDVEIASAGSRIVAYLLNTLLTILVYMPLFFAVLWPLMPLLSADMSEQEMENALATVEWGGIGIAFGLLVLLVYTVVQCWMMSKHGQSIGKRIMKIRLLKTDGTNPGFWYAVMVREVGFNIVLGLASTVAAYLLAFVAGRDSLVADYIANSLSFIVWLVCLAMMFEPKKNRRTLQDYFANTVVVRVPER
- a CDS encoding class I SAM-dependent methyltransferase; protein product: MNLQLPAPSATAAASSQALQNLIAEEIRQNGNFIPFSRFMERALYAPHYGYYTGGAHKIGAAGDFITAPTLSLLFGQTLARQIAALLPQTAGNIYEFGAGTGELAATLLQQLSDGLSNYYIIEISNELAERQKQHILKKAPHAVEKVIHLTELPDTFDGIIIGNEVLDAMPCEIIKHEHGGFWQIGVSLENQSFIQTARPLVQEELLKAAAEYFPASEPYTSELHPAQHAFIRTLAEKLVRGAMIFVDYGFDAAQYYHPQRHMGTFIGHYRHHTVHDPFFHIGLTDLTAHVNFTDIALAGTDAGLDLIGYTTQANFLLNLGITEMLAQTAAPDSADYIRETAAVHKLVGQHEMGELFKVIAFGRGIDVDWQAFMFGDICHKL
- the mraZ gene encoding division/cell wall cluster transcriptional repressor MraZ; this translates as MFGGVHELSIDSKGRLAIPAKFRELLLRHYTPAVVATLDSRSRLLIYPEPEWGKVAEQLLSLKVAGNPTLQRYQNLLLHNADTLELDTAGRVLLPTNLRRRVDFDKEVTLVGRANRLELWGREHWEAEMNQALDIDPDELAFQLSQTDLQL
- the rsmH gene encoding 16S rRNA (cytosine(1402)-N(4))-methyltransferase RsmH, translated to MCEPLQHVTVLLHEAVDALNIRPNGIYVDGTFGRGGHSRLILSKLGEEGRLVVFDKDPQAIAVANELAVQDKRVSVVHNGFATFQTALDELGIAEIDGALFDLGISSPQIDEAERGFSFRFDAPLDMRMDPTRGMSAAEWIAAADEQELHEVIKNYGEERFSRQIARAIVSQRETAPIDTTRKLAQLVAQNVRTRERGQDPATRTFQAVRIFINRELEEVKEVLPQVTGRLKEGGRLAVIAFHSLEDRIVKQFVKQYSQPPQLPRWAAVKEADLPQPPLKAVGKAVKPSKEETAANPRARSAVLRVAERTSGKFEVQQAV
- the ftsL gene encoding cell division protein FtsL, with translation MNKLNVILLVLALLSGLAVVTVQDQSRQYYISLDKAQKHEIQLEQDYARLKLEQAKLSNHKLIKEAAQKQKLQPPSAADTRMIEMK
- a CDS encoding peptidoglycan D,D-transpeptidase FtsI family protein is translated as MLIKNEYKPQMLSKQPKAKNPVSTNGRIAFVLGGLALAFAALVGRGVYLQTTQHEFLKNQGDQRFVRTITLPASRGTITDRNGATLALSAPTESLYAVPSGMDIQPTGEQLAKLSALIGVPVETIEARLAKKDKDFIYLKRQLSKETADKVAALGIKGLAFQKESKRHYPMGNLFAHVIGFTNIDGKGQEGLELAREDDLHGKNGAKVVLRDNKGNIVDSLDSPRNRDPQNGHDMVMSLDQRIQTLAYDELNKAVNHHRAKAGSAIVLDAQTGEILALVNSPAYDPNNPGEAGSEQRRNRAVTDMIEPGSTMKPFPIAKALDAGKVNVNTLLNTHPYKIGPATVRDTHVYPSLDVRGVMQKSSNVGTSKLSAMFKPEEMYTFYQSLGVGQRMHSGFPGETPGLLRKWQNWKPIEQATMSFGYGLQLSLLQLARAYTVLTNDGELLPVSFEKQVAPPKGVQVIKPETARAVRNIMVSVTEKGGTGTMGAVDGFDVGAKTGTARKLVNGRYASDKHVATFIGFAPADKPRVIVAVTVDEPTANGYYGGVVAGPVFKGIMSGSLNILGVSPTKPLKDVPVQTASKN
- a CDS encoding UDP-N-acetylmuramoyl-L-alanyl-D-glutamate--2,6-diaminopimelate ligase → MFSDLVPLAETDLPPLLCENAAGRLLHSDSRKIKPGDIFIACQGEYTDGRTYIPAAITNGAAFVFWDDDGKFEWNPEWNVPNQGIKNLKTRAGIVAAQVYGNLSDGLKVWGVTGTNGKTSVTQWLAQAADLLDEKCAIIGTVGNGFWGELQEATHTTPDPVSVQTLLYQFKQQGAKAVAMEVSSHGLDQFRVNGVPFQTAVFTNLTRDHLDYHGSMESYGEIKSRLFYWQGLQHAVINVDDPFGASLAGRLKTERPELNVYGYGFAEQADIRITRFTASSDGMTVQLDTPWGSGEVKTRLLGRFNAQNLASCVGVLCSAGYPLAEVLRVLAQICPATGRMDCIMNTGKPLVVVDYAHTPDALEKALATLQEIKPQGANLWCVFGCGGNRDKGKRPLMGAAAVAGADKVVVTSDNPRMEEPADIINDILPAVPQPEHVETDRRTAIEYAVKHAAANDIILIAGKGHETYQDVQGQKHYFSDFDEAQKALAGR
- a CDS encoding M23 family metallopeptidase, producing the protein MLKYTGKILCVIGLIFLWGCQTKHTARPTQELAALRAMPAPTEQSLINPVKGHSFDDSWHAPRSGGRKHEGVDIFAKTGTPVRSTTAGIVTKLGKNRLGGKVIGIQGPGAWHYYAHLDKFVSRKLYRRVKAGEVIGYVGKTGNAKNTRPHLHYGVYLPSGAVNPYPLIDQSR